In Euphorbia lathyris chromosome 2, ddEupLath1.1, whole genome shotgun sequence, the sequence TTTAATTTATTCATGATAACTTCTTCCAGTTACGATGTTCTCCAAATTTCTTGCATACCAACATCAGTCTGAACTTGTTTGTCCAAAGTCTTCACAACCTCATTTCATATTGGAATTGAAATGTCAGACAAGAGTTCTTAAATTCTTTCTGTCTTCATATTTACTGCTCATTGCtgcacatttatttttttgctCAATATGCAGAACTCAATGTTTTCCTTTGAGAATTACTGGTTGGCCTGTGGAGTTAGTGGCATATGCATATTTAGCAGTCAGCCCTCCTAGTATGAGAACACAGTTTGAAGAGGTTTGGTTTTACTTCTCAAATTGAAACTAAGTTTTCTAATCTAGCAATCTATCTTTAAGCTCCTTTTTTTCTGGTCCAGTTGGCTGCAGTAGCATCAAATAAGGCAACCCTCAAAAAGAATGTTAGATACGCGGAAATTGAGGAACAGGCATTGCAGTATATATTGGATTCTTGTGAGTCAAGCATATCAAAATACACGAAATTTTTGCAGGTGAGTAATTCTCCTATACAACAGTTATAACATTTTGCCGGccgagaatattaaatataACTATTTTAACTCATATCTGTGCTAACATCTTAAAGTAATGGGCATGACTTTAGGCATAAGAAGTTGCTGGTCTTTTTTTCTGTAAATTTTAACAATAAATTGGTGCTCATATTCAGTGCATATGATATCAAATGTTGCTTCATAACATATATTGACTTGTTAATCTGTATCTTTGACATTCATGCTGGATGATCTAATATGGGTCGTTACGATTCCATCCTCCTAGGCAAGTGGATCAATGGATTTGGATATAGCATCTCCAAAGCAACTTAACAGAAGATTGTTCCTGAAACAGCTAGCAGTAGACTTGTGTAATAGTGAGCGGAGAATATTATACCGTGCCCAAAATGTAAGAGTATGACACCTTACAGCTCTTATGCAGTGTATGATATTTTACCTCTTTGAGCAGTAGTCTAATTGATCGTTGATGTAACGTTTTCATGTACTTATGCACACAGATGATATCATATTACAGATGGTGCATCACTTATTCTTATTTTGTCGTGTTTGATGGTTTGTCCTACAGGTTCTGAGGAGAAGACTGAGGGATATAAGGAGTGGCGAATTGAAAGCTCTAAATCTATTTGATGGGTTGAGGAATCTTTTTAAATGAGATCTTCAGTGTATTGCTGCTCAGTGTTGTGTTCTGCATCTCTTACCTCCATTTTCCATTTTTTAGTTTAAGTCTGATTATAAGGAGGCTTCTCAACTGGAGAAAGAAAATATGGAGACAATGGAATTCCTTAATTATAGCTGAACTTGAGTGGGtaaatgtttttctttataagaCATGCCTGTGACTGATATTTACTTGCAATAACAAAGTAGCTATTAATTGGAAATGCGTTTGTAAATTTACATAGTTAAGGTTTATTAGTCCCTGAATTTTAATTAATCTATCAACTCATTTGTTCAGCTAAAACAATTATCTTTATAGCGTAAATTGCTTGGAATTTTGAATTTATGGGCATTTAAACTCAACTTGTGCAGCTTTCGCATTAAGTTTATCAAATAATCACATCTAATATGGAGAAATTATTTTTTCATGCATTCACATGGGGAAAAAACAGAAAGAAAAGATTGTTGATTGAAAGACTCCCTCTTGTAAAGCATTTAGTCCAATAACTTTTTACAGAAGTGGTTTAAAAATTACGAAATAATTATGAATATCTTCAGCCACGTAGAAGCTGTTAAGCAGAAGGCAGATGGTTTGCTTTTAATTAATCCACTGATACTAGTGGTTGTTGGAAAACTTCATCTGAATCAACATTGCTTCCTTTCAACAAGTGAGAGTACCAATGTGCAGAGAGCTTAGGATATCTCTTCAACTCAGGGTCATCTACATCCACATAGTATAATCCAAAGCTCGAATTGTACCCATCCAATAGCTCAAATACATCCAACAATGACCATGTAAAATATCCTCTTGCATTTGATCCATTCCTTTCAATTCCAAATACAATGATGTCAACTTGAAAATGATGAtccaaaaagaagaaaagatacaaaaaagAATATGCATACCTCACAGCATCAAGAAGACTCCCAATGTATGATTCTAAGTAATCAACTCTGGAAATGTCTTCCAATGATGATTTTCGCTCTGTAAGCTGACCTGGAAACAAGTGCATTCCCATTTTCTGTTATGAAACCAGGCATAGGCAAACAACCAGAAAGAGACATTACCATTTTCATGAATGTATACAGGAGGGTTGTCATACACTTGCTTCAAGTACTCTAGAGCCAACTGTAAACCCTGAGGCCTTATCGGAAACTAGACCAGGCAAGACAAAACACGCTTAGTTAGAGACATAAAATAAATGCCCACTTCCttatcatataataataatatgattaacttcttttatcaaaaaaaaaaaaagattaactTCTTACCCCAGGCACTGATGAATTCCACAAATACACTGCCagaacgaaaacaaagaacaactTCACAAGTATAGTTAGAGAAGCAACCGGTAAAGCTACTTCACAAGTATATAATAGTCATATCCTACTGAATTTCATAAAGCTGCTACAAAGTAAAATTAGACACCAAATTTTGCAGGTCTAACATTATATGGCAATGGTTTCTCAATAACTTACCCATATCTACTGCCATATCTGCCATCATATCTCTATTTTCCAATTTCAAATAGTCCGGGTTATCTTTGACATGAACCATGAGGTAATGATTTATTCCCAGGAAATCAAATGAACCCTTCACCTGTTTGGATTCATAATTGGTGAAGGCTGGTAGTCTTAAGCCTGCATTTTTCTTTACGATGGAAGGATAGTCTCCAAATACCAAAGGATTCACCATGCTTGAAAAAGATAAGAACACAAATGTAGCCAAAATTGTAGATAAAATCAAAATGTCAAAACATAGAATTCGTTTTAACTTACAGGCCAACCATAAAGTCATTGGTTCTTTGAACTGCTAGCAAATCCTCAGACGAATTTGTTAAAGGAAGAACCCCATACATAAAGACATTGAAACCAATAAATCCATGTTGCTTACCCTGCACGACCAATACCATATGACTCAAATTCACATCAAACATGGACGAGAGACTTGGAAACATTATATCAAACAAActaaaattaaatgaataaaatgggTAAACCTGATACTTTTTCCTGTACAATCTCACAGCTGATGCATGTGACAACAACATATGATAAGCTACCAAATATGGCTCGGATGAGGAGTTTCCCTTATTGCAGTTGATTCCATATGGTGCAGAGCAACGATTAGGGGGCAAATTACCTGCATCATAACCTGATATTAGAAAAACATTGGCCTCATTCAGGGTAGTCCAGTATGAAACCCTATCCCCGAACTCTCTGAAACACACTTGTGCATATGATGTGAAGTCCTTCCTGCACCCATATCAAACTCATCGTTAATAGTCCCTAAGAAAACACTGAACGGTGCAACCATGAGTAAGATATTTGAGAAGCATACACAATCTTTCGGCTGACCCATCCTCCATACTCGTCTTCAAGTGCTTGTGGATGATCATAATGAAAAAGTGTGACATGTGGCTGGATCCCTGTTTTAttcagaaaaataataataataattaaaaaaaaaaaagtagatgaAAACTTGGTTTATTTTTGAAATGTATGGAAAAGACCATGGCTGATAAGCTCATTGATGAGGTTGTTGTAATACTGTAAACCCTTGGGGTTGACAAGCCCTCTTCCATCTGAGACAAAAAGAAGGCACATAAAGTTTAAAATCAGAAGAGTGCAGCATAAGTTGGTTATTTAATCTGTTGTTCATTTGCGTTAAAGTCATACTAGGAATAAGTCTTGACCATGAGATAGAAAATCTGTATGCATCCAAGCCAGTTTCGACCATGAGTTGAACATCCTCCTGCCAGATGAATCCACAGATGAATAAAATATGGCTTCTTCCTGTCCTGTTATTCAAATTAGGGTTTGTAATTGACTGACCTTGTATTTGTGATACCCATCCGCTGCTACATCTCCACTCCCACCGTGCCAATGCTCTGCAATTTTATGTTTAGATGGATAGatattaagaaaaataaaagttgGAAATCCCAAGTCTCTGAAAAAGAGGAAACAAAGGAAGTGACCATTGTGAACAAAGGTATCCCAAACACTAGGAGTTCTTCCATCCTGATTTGCTGCTCCTTCCACCTTCCAATTTTGAAGAATAATATAAGCCAAATACAAAGTGATAAAGTTAAAAATTGAGATAAAATGAGAGAGGTCACCTGATAAGCAGATGATCCAGAACCAAAAACAAAACCAGAAGGAAAGTCTTTCCTGCTATAAATGTGAGTGCAAAACACAAATGCTGATAAATTCACCAAACCAGCAATGATAGCCAAGCAGTAGTAATGCCGCAGCCTCATCAATTTACTGTAACTTTCTACTCTACAAAATT encodes:
- the LOC136218419 gene encoding beta-glucosidase 11-like isoform X1; the encoded protein is MRLRHYYCLAIIAGLVNLSAFVFCTHIYSRKDFPSGFVFGSGSSAYQVEGAANQDGRTPSVWDTFVHNEHWHGGSGDVAADGYHKYKEDVQLMVETGLDAYRFSISWSRLIPNGRGLVNPKGLQYYNNLINELISHGIQPHVTLFHYDHPQALEDEYGGWVSRKIVKDFTSYAQVCFREFGDRVSYWTTLNEANVFLISGYDAGNLPPNRCSAPYGINCNKGNSSSEPYLVAYHMLLSHASAVRLYRKKYQVYPFYSFNFSLFDIMFPSLSSMFDVNLSHMVLVVQGKQHGFIGFNVFMYGVLPLTNSSEDLLAVQRTNDFMVGLMVNPLVFGDYPSIVKKNAGLRLPAFTNYESKQVKGSFDFLGINHYLMVHVKDNPDYLKLENRDMMADMAVDMVYLWNSSVPGFPIRPQGLQLALEYLKQVYDNPPVYIHENGQLTERKSSLEDISRVDYLESYIGSLLDAVRNGSNARGYFTWSLLDVFELLDGYNSSFGLYYVDVDDPELKRYPKLSAHWYSHLLKGSNVDSDEVFQQPLVSVD
- the LOC136218419 gene encoding beta-glucosidase 11-like isoform X4, with translation MRLRHYYCLAIIAGLVNLSAFVFCTHIYSRKDFPSGFVFGSGSSAYQVEGAANQDGRTPSVWDTFVHNEHWHGGSGDVAADGYHKYKEDVQLMVETGLDAYRFSISWSRLIPNGRGLVNPKGLQYYNNLINELISHGIQPHVTLFHYDHPQALEDEYGGWVSRKIVKDFTSYAQVCFREFGDRVSYWTTLNEANVFLISGYDAGNLPPNRCSAPYGINCNKGNSSSEPYLVAYHMLLSHASAVRLYRKKYQGKQHGFIGFNVFMYGVLPLTNSSEDLLAVQRTNDFMVGLMVNPLVFGDYPSIVKKNAGLRLPAFTNYESKQVKGSFDFLGINHYLMVHVKDNPDYLKLENRDMMADMAVDMGKLLRNHCHIMLDLQNLFPIRPQGLQLALEYLKQVYDNPPVYIHENGQLTERKSSLEDISRVDYLESYIGSLLDAVRNGSNARGYFTWSLLDVFELLDGYNSSFGLYYVDVDDPELKRYPKLSAHWYSHLLKGSNVDSDEVFQQPLVSVD
- the LOC136218419 gene encoding beta-glucosidase 11-like isoform X3; its protein translation is MRLRHYYCLAIIAGLVNLSAFVFCTHIYSRKDFPSGFVFGSGSSAYQVEGAANQDGRTPSVWDTFVHNEHWHGGSGDVAADGYHKYKEDVQLMVETGLDAYRFSISWSRLIPNGRGLVNPKGLQYYNNLINELISHGIQPHVTLFHYDHPQALEDEYGGWVSRKIVKDFTSYAQVCFREFGDRVSYWTTLNEANVFLISGYDAGNLPPNRCSAPYGINCNKGNSSSEPYLVAYHMLLSHASAVRLYRKKYQVYPFYSFNFSLFDIMFPSLSSMFDVNLSHMVLVVQGKQHGFIGFNVFMYGVLPLTNSSEDLLAVQRTNDFMVGLMVNPLVFGDYPSIVKKNAGLRLPAFTNYESKQVKGSFDFLGINHYLMVHVKDNPDYLKLENRDMMADMAVDMVYLWNSSVPGFPIRPQGLQLALEYLKQVYDNPPVYIHENAYRAKIIIGRHFQS
- the LOC136218419 gene encoding beta-glucosidase 11-like isoform X2, translating into MRLRHYYCLAIIAGLVNLSAFVFCTHIYSRKDFPSGFVFGSGSSAYQVEGAANQDGRTPSVWDTFVHNEHWHGGSGDVAADGYHKYKEDVQLMVETGLDAYRFSISWSRLIPNGRGLVNPKGLQYYNNLINELISHGIQPHVTLFHYDHPQALEDEYGGWVSRKIVKDFTSYAQVCFREFGDRVSYWTTLNEANVFLISGYDAGNLPPNRCSAPYGINCNKGNSSSEPYLVAYHMLLSHASAVRLYRKKYQGKQHGFIGFNVFMYGVLPLTNSSEDLLAVQRTNDFMVGLMVNPLVFGDYPSIVKKNAGLRLPAFTNYESKQVKGSFDFLGINHYLMVHVKDNPDYLKLENRDMMADMAVDMVYLWNSSVPGFPIRPQGLQLALEYLKQVYDNPPVYIHENGQLTERKSSLEDISRVDYLESYIGSLLDAVRNGSNARGYFTWSLLDVFELLDGYNSSFGLYYVDVDDPELKRYPKLSAHWYSHLLKGSNVDSDEVFQQPLVSVD